TTTCAACTCTTTTTAGGTAGCTGACTTTACTTCAAACACCAGCACGTATCTTATTTGAGccaatcaaacaaaaccacacagtCATATTCTTTCACTCTTATACTACCACAGGAAAGACAAGGGAACGTTTGTGATAATACTACAAGTAAAGCATTCAGAAGTGCTGTAGGAGCTTGTAAAGTGCAGAATACCAGCATCAAAAACTGTGCAGAAAACTAGAAATTCAGTCATGCAGTTCTTTAACCAAATTTTCCTGCCTCCTCAGCATTCACCACGCCTTCAGAGTAACGGTGAATCTTGCACTTATTTTAAGGGAGTAAAAGCAGCATTGATAACAAATATTCGGGTGCAACAGGAAGTATGCATGAAGTAGAGGATAAAAGTGCTTCCAGAATTTTATATATTCAAAACTGACTTACGCTAGTGGAGATGCAGTTGGAGTTTTTGcttgccttttgcttttcagagcaCGAAGCTTATCCCCTTGTGTTAAACAGTTTGTTTCATCATCATCACTGTACTGGATAAGTGGAGGGGGGAAAGGTATAAATCAAGATTAAATATAGACACTTTTATATTTAAGAATTAACCATATCTTAAAGCTTAGAATTATCTCAACAGGATAAAGGAAATATTGCACAAATATAGTTCTGTTCCTTCCAGTTTcctgtttgctgcttttgaagCTGTAAACCATTAAGTGGTGTCATGAATTACATGCATTGGAATATTCTCTACTTTTAAAGCATTGGAAGCAATATATTATAAAATCTTTGCTTAGGTATAGTATCATCTTCACTAAATACAGCATTTCCCTCCTTCACTTGCCTTTTCACAACAGCAGTACTGTCTTTTCCAAAAAGCACCATCAAAAGGTATTACAGAAGTTGCAATTACTTAGAAACTAAAATGACTAAAAAACCCATCCTTTCAACCCCTCCCTTTAAATACACACAGTGAAGCAACAGACAATCCAAAATGAAATCAGTGTTTTTGATCGCAGAATGTGAATACTTTTTTCTATTATTGACCTAATTACTAAAGACTAAAAGCATGATGATGCTCCTATTTTACCTGCGTTCTAAACTCAATTTTCATAACTGCTGCTCCTAGTTTCCCTCCCCCATATCCTTTTATACAAAAAGggtgaacagaaaaaaaattcgATTAACAAAATTTTAGTGTACCCACAGGttttttcaaaaagagaaaattctcaAAAAGAGAGATTCTCAACAATTCGAACTTTTACAAGAGCACAATATTTGGGTGGTTACCAGTTCAATGTCCTTTTGGATGGTTCTCCTGTTTCTTGTGTTATTAATTGAAATATCATCTACTCCTGACAGAATTCTTGTTACAGCAATTTTATGGTTTCGTTTCAACTTTGCACGGAAAATATCCCCTTCTGTCCAAAGTTCTGCCTGTTTGCTATcataacatggaaaaaaaggcccaaaacacaacaaattaaCACTGAAGATTGTTAAGTGTACAAtagcagaagaagaagaaaaagacatctAGATTTATTTTTGGCAATAATTTACTCAATCTACTTACTCCATCAGGAAATGCTGTTGGGGTCCAATCACAGAACCAGGTCTATTTATTCTGATCCAGGCAATAGACTCAGCAGCTGTCATCCGATAATGCTTCATGATGTAACAGGCAATAAGTGTGCCAGTTCGTCCAAGACCAGCTATGTAAGATAAAAGAATGGCTTCTTTTATATATCCATCTTTTACATTTATATATCCACCTTCATCTGGAATCTGCTGTAACTACAGACTCTGTTACTTGGACAAATAGTTACCTGCctaatttatcaaaataaacCTCTACTTATCAAATGTGGTAAGGGAAACTTACTCTTCGATCTTTTTCTTCATATACAAGGTTACTAACACACTGTCCATATTTTTTTGAGTGAGGTAACCTTCCAAAGCCAGCAACTTTACAAATATCCTTAAGTTTAGCTACCTTTATTTACCTATCCATGAATATGTATGAAGGTATGAGAATGTTTTTAAGAATGGGATAAAACAGTTGGCGcgttttttttcagaattctcCCAGCACCCTCTTGCAACTAATCATATATTGCACTGAAATCAGATGTTCTTCCAGCCCCTCCTCTAATTAATCTCCTTAATTCtcaagaaaaagacaaattttgCAGTAAGCAAGTCTAGGCACTAGCTAGCACAGGCAAGAAGTACTCCAGAGCaagaaactttatttaaaatggcCTCAAAACAGTTCTATTGACCTTGGGAAACATGAGAAGTAAAAGGGGACACCTCCAGCTACATGGTGTCTCTCCTCAATCACTTGCTCTACACCATCTGCTGTGCAAATCACACACCACCTTCTCTCATTTAACAACTGACTGACCAACATCAGTGTAAAACAGGGTATGACACAACAGCCAGGACAACCACACAACTTTCCATCTCGCTCAACTTTAGGAACAGGCTACACCATTATGCACTTTCCCAAGAGTAAGCTCAGGCTAGACACCATTAGTATGACTTCTACCAAAGAACACCTTAATTTGAGTGAAAACAAAGCGCTTGTATCACTGATACTCAGTACTCTGGCCTAACCAATTAAGTGATATGCCTGAATTCATAACCTCAGTGAAGAATATGAGTATGCACTTGTTTCCCAGACTCAAGATATTGGTTTCATCAATTCTTTCActttccaaaataattctgttaaaTGCAGCAAATGGATGGCAGGTACAGGAATAAAAATGCAGTCTTTGCAGGTCCAAAGCAAACAGGTTAAGAAAGGGCCCCTCTCCTTCAATCACAACTTATCAGGTACACTAGTGATGCAAAGCTGTGGAGAAGAAATGACTGATAGACTATTAAAGACATTGTGGGAAGGAAAACATTCTGCCTCTAGAACCAAAGGAAATGACTGATACACTATTAAAGACGTTGTGGGAAGGAAAACATTCTGCCTCTAGAaccaaagaaaactgaataaCTATACTAGATGCACTGGCTAGGTACTTAAAATCTTTGCAGTCAAACTCTGGAGGAATGGATATTCAGGGCATACCCAAATTAGTATAAAGAGATTCTGAGGGATGAAGATTTTGGTGGTTCTCAAGGGACACTTATAAATTTTGAGGAATCTTCCAAAATGCTGCACTGCTTCCAAAATTTTATGACTTGGTACATTTAAACATGTAATTTCAGAGAGAACTTGAAAGGACTTCAAATGCCTGCCCAAAGCAACCTTTGAAAGTACTAACACTTTCTAACAGAAAGAGCTATTAATATTGGAAATCTCACTTTCCCAATCTCAttttgggaatggctgggaagatttttctggaatttaACAAAATTAGAAGATGAAGTGCTGAACAGAGCCATATAAATAATTtgactggaaaagcagcagtttggCAGAGATGTTAACAACTAGACATAGTAGAATTATACTGCAAAATACCTCAGGAACTGTAATTATAAACATCACTTGTAATATAAACTGTTTTTTACATCATACCTTTGCAATGAACAGCTATTACACCTTCAgcattttcacaaatatttagaaatgttttaacAATAGTATCACTAGGTGTACTTCCATCAGCAAAGAAGAGATCAAAATGCTCAAATCCAGCATCTGTAAATCGTTTGGCATCATACAGTTTTTTGTTGAGGCGTATTATAGTGGTGACCTTATGTTGCTTGAAGTATGGGAAATAAGCCTCTGGAGCATGGTGGGGATAGCCTATTTGAGaacagaagattaaaaaaaagagactaAGCCttaagctgaaaaaataataaaaaaaaatattaaaaaacaagatatgaaaacactttcaaaataGAGACAACATAAAAAAACAGACTaactgaaaatggaattttaataCAGTCACCTAGTTAGATACAATTAAACCAAGCATTAAAATTTTACTGCCAGAGTTcttataaaaggaaaagagccaaggaaaaaacacactgtttgaggaataatttttaaagcttgttCTTACTGATAACAATCAACTAAGAAAGCAGTGGGCTTGTGCTCCCCACCTCCTTTTTTAAGCATACCATTTTCAATTTTACTTCTTGAATGAGGTCCACTGAAGGCAATGAATTTGTTTGGTATTATCCAGTTAAAATCTccattttctgctctctgtcaAGAGAAAATGCTTGGTTTATCATTATCCCTGtattttcaggcttttcctTATTGTTTCAAAATACATGCTATATAGAATTGATTTCCTTTTGTCAAAGGAATTTGTGTTAGTtgcctgctttctttttcatcGTAAGGATGACAGATGCTCTCAACctcacatttttcccctttgtttctGTCCTTCTAAATCAGTTTTAGAACAATGCAACTGATGCCCTTCAGATGAAGGGCATCatccaattttttatttttataggaTTCTAAATTGGTCTTATCAATTGGTCTTACCTCTGTTCACAAATTaaattatgggtttttttaagctctaggagcatttaattttctctttacagATATCTGGCAGTTTGCATTTCTGAGACTGCATACAGTCAAGAGTTGCAGACCTTTATTGTCACACTAATTTCCTATGTCCCAAAGTGAATTTTATGCACTTGGAGTTTCCCAGACCTGTTTCCTTATTTACCTCAAAGAGTGTTATTGCATTTTTGCTGTGTGTTCTGAAATACATACTTTGATTGTTCTCTAGCATTCATTTAGACTTGGGCTTGTatgctttttagttttttatcaATACTGCTCAAGAATATACCGGGATGTAATAATAATAGAGAAtcccatttatttccattttggttTCTGCTTTCCCCCACGTTTGAGCATAATTATGcttaaatctgaatttcagtATTCTCTCTCAGACCATGAACCTTTATTTAACTATCGTAACTTAGAATgataaaacagaaatggaaCTTAGTACTACAAAAGAATAGCACAAATTATAAGCAATTGTTTTAGCATTAGTAACAGCACACAAATCAAAATATTGATACTGAACACTTACCTCATAATGCTCATATTCATTTACATCAAACGTACCAAAATCCAGGAAACCATGCTGCAAAGCCTAAAATTCAGAACACAGCTCTTAACAAAGATGCCTCTTCTATGAGGACAGTTTATCACTCTTTTGGGTTACATAAAGTCCTTTAATACATACTCTCCTCTTTCTTCACATAATTTAAGAAATACAGATAAACTCAGTCTTGCTTCAAAACAGGTCTATAAATTTCAATATCAGTGAAATATAAGTGAAGCTAGATGAGTAAATTGACTTCTTCTTTTTCCACCAAATCAGTGCAAAACCCCAGATTACTGAAGCATTTGGTCTTTTCATTATTGCTAagtgcacaaaataaaaagaaaaataactagAAAAAATATCTATTGAAGCTATAAGTAGATTGTAAAGACCACATTCAAGGACTGGAAATACTTTCTGTGCATAAATGCTATTTTTCTAGTATCTTCACTGATTTCAAACTGTTTGCAGTCACAAAGTCCTAAGCAGATATTACTGTGAGTCCATGACGTCCCATAATTAGCCACAACAATAATACTTAACACCATATAAAAAGTTTAATCATTTGGGTAATTAGCAGTTTATCCACTTATTAAAGAAGGAAGCACAAACTTAGACAAGACCCGTATCTccagatattaaaaatactacattctaattttctcttttactaCCTAATGTTTTGTCGCTCTCCTAGTTTGCCGGTAGTTTGCAATCAAGATTAGCAATGCACAAGTCTTGATATACAAGTAACCAATtccaaaatacccaaaaaagCATCAATCTTCAAGAAGCTGAATTAACCAGTAAAAACATCAGTATTTGGTAGGGATACCCATAATACAAAAGACAACAGTATGGTGGAGAGCTGGATAATTCCCCATTTCACTACTCATCCAGACTAAAGAGAATGTGTTTTGATTCTCCCATCCTTCCACGCCGCATTACTTCACTGCTACATTGCtataaaaaatagattttaaaatattatagttaaaaaaaaccgCACCTACCTCCTAACATTTGTTCTATTTCtattacaaaagcaaaaattgaGATCATAAGCATGTGCTGCAAATGCCTGAAGTGTAGAGCAAACCCATTCAAAACCACTTTCAAAGGCTATGTTCAGCCTAATTAATAACACCAGGGGGCATATAATAAACCTCTTAGGATTACAGGCGTCCTGAGAGATTATATAAGTAAAACTCAAAATTCCCTCTGTACTATCTTCACTTGTTGATTATATAAGGTATTGATTGACTTCTAGGAATGCTGTATCTACTTTTGTGACAATGCATAATGCATAGTAAACTAGGCAACAATTAGCAGATCTGCTACTTCACAGCTCTAATTGGATCCTAGTTTCCTAAGCCTTCTTCTTCTGAGGAGCAACATTTAgctaaatatttgaaatgtgaaaaatattagTTTACTGACCTTGTTTATTGCATGAAAACAGTCCAGTAATGTCAGATGAAAGCTGCAAGTACCAAAGGAAGCATCCCTATAAGATACAATGAccaaaacataatttttgcattttaatccAAGAGAAAGCAATTGAAGATACTTCTCTAAAACACCTTTTATAATTACTTCAGGGTTATGATCATTAAACTGAAACAATTATGTCAAATACTTAATTTCCCCTACCTTGAAGATTTTTCTTGAACTTtttacaagaataaaaaaacataaaataagtTATGTTAGCATATACAACGCAAGATTACTCCAGCTACAATTTCTTTGAAGCTGAAATGTTCAATTTCTGCCGTGTACTGTTAGGATAAACATTTTAGTAAATATAATAGAGCATTTTCCTTAAGATGCATAAATAGTTCATGCTTAAACAAGGAGAAAGTGGTTTCATTTGAACCGCTTCTTTCAATTACatgttttctaattttgttgATCCAGGAATTGCATGTTCTTAGTATGTGACCATTATCAAATTTTGTAAGCAGTAAGAGTAAGAATTCTACCAGAATACTATAGtgaagtaaagaaataaattatatggaATCTACACCAGAGAATATTATGCCTTGGCAGAACACTTTGTGACCATGCAGCTCTTATCAGCTAATGCTTCTAATAAGTAAAAAACATATCGTGTTCAAATTTCAACTGAGAGGAAGAAGAACTTTTGAAGAACCTGGATGGCTGTCTCTAGCaattttttctatcttttccttccttatgAATCAATGTGAAAAGGGGCAGAAATTAGCAGGAGACAGAAATAATAGAACTTCATTCAAAGAAAGGACACATAAATGTAACATGGTAGTGGCACGTGCCTCTTAGACCCTGATGAGAAAGAACAAATGGATAAAGCCTTCTACAGCAGATAGAAGCAGCCTCATGTTTTCAGGCTATGGTCCCCACAGAGAACTGCAACCACTCTGATATGTGTTGGAGGAACAGCGCAGTAGGGCACAGGCAATGCAGAAGGTTCCTGGAATCGATGCTTGATGCACTGACGACAACTTCCCACTTGTCAAACACATGCAGCAATATGCAAATACCGTCTTGTGCataaaaatactattaaatATTGTAAGACCTCTATGGTGAATGACAGATATTTTGGTATGTTTAACTATCAGCTACTGACACAAAATCATACTGCCAAGTGAGACGCAATGTAGATCAAAAAGCTCAAGGAGTGGATACAAACAGGGGGGCTTCTTCACCTTCTGCTGGTACGCTTCAGTACCAGCTGGTAACATCTCTGATTCCTGAGTACTTTAAGTTCAGACAGTGAGTGTGTCCCAAGTAAAAACTTCAACacaaaccccccaaacccaccccaaaaaccccaaaaaccaaccaaccgacaaatgaacaaaaaacaacccacaaaaaaaccccaaaaaaacaaaaaaaacccactccaaaacacaaaacaaagcaaaacaacccacaaaaaaaccccaaaaaaccaaaaaaaaacccactccaaaacacaaaacaaagcaaaatagaaaaaaaacccagaaaaccaaCACAGTAAAAATTAGTACTGAAAAATGTTACATTCCTCTTCAAAATATCAAGGTATAGAAAGTTCTATCAACTTGTTATTTACCTGAAAGGAAGATATGAAACACTTCCTGACAATATAAGCCTGTACACTTCTTCTGGGGATTCTCTCAGGTATATTATCTATTAttggaaaaagacagaaaaggaaaaagattattttatgaCAGGCTTCAAtagcaaaatagaaaaaaaaaccagaaaaccaacACAGTAAAAATTAGTACTGAAAAATGTTACATTCCTCTTCAAAATATCAAGGTATAGAAAGTTCTATCAACTTGTTATTTACCTGAAAGGAAGATATGAAACACTTCCTGACAATATAAGCCTGTACACTTCTTCTGGGGATTCTCTCAGGTATATTATCTATTAttggaaaaagacagaaaaggaaaaagattattttatgaCAGGCTTCAATAATATCAAGTAATTTGTTTACTACAGAAGGCATAATTAATTATTACACAGCATAAAAGTGCTGGAAAGGAGTAGCATTAAGAACAAATGTTCGCAAGTCTGCAACAATAAAACCAacataaacaataaaaaagctTGTCaatctaaataaatatatattttaaaacaaaccttATAGATACGTGCAGGAGTTGTTCAACTATAAGCTACAGTAAAAAGGCTCCTGTTCATCTGGATTCTTACATTTCTACTACAACTCTTCTTGACCagtttgtacattttttttattaagcttTTAAGATGTAAATCAAAACATAAAAACCTGCAGAGGTATCAGCAAAGCTATGAATCATCAAGGTACACAAATTGTCGGTACACTCAGCAGACAAGACTAAAACAGTTATTTATGTATGTTTTGATCTTCCTACATCAGAACATTTGCATTAATCTGAATTCTGTACTTCCTCCTTTGCACTGCTGAGGCAATATTCAGTAACTAAATCCAGATGTCATAAactaagagaaaacaaaaattaaaaaaaaaaaagaagaagatcTGTAGCTTCAGAAGCAAAATACTAAGAACAGAATGAATTGAACTTTTTACTGTCAAAAACACTCAGAAAAGAGTTCACAAAGGACCAACTTACGAGAAATATCCGTATGGTCTTCCATCACAACATGTCTGATCCCTCTTGGATAGCCTTTAATACTAAGGTCGCCTTAAAGAGTATCTAAAACTCCTTTTATTTGTACATTTCTTCTTCAAATACCATTAAACACCATCCCCAGCATGGCCAGGAGGTACCAACTGTTAATAACAAGTTGTCATTAACAGGTCAATATTCAGTAATTTCAAGTTaatactttttctttgaaattgcTTTAACACACTACAGAAAGTTGTGTGTACAGAAAGTTGCtcagtaaaattatttatttcttttatactAATGACATTTTTCCCTTGGAGTtatttgaaagtaaaaatcCTCACGAGTATTAATTAAACAACTTCCAAAAATCAAGGCATGGTGTATTTACTTTCTGTTGCTTTGGATATTCAAACTTCTTTGATCCTGCTGCAAAGTCAGTTTGAACAAATGGCTTAACATACCTTAAACATCCTctctccacacacacagagaaaacatgaGTTAGAACAGATGTTGCTAAAAAAACCGaacaaacaaacccagcttGAAACACAACCTAAAGCTAAAACAGACATGGCCAACAGGTGACccctttgtttttcctaattCAATTACTTTGTTAAGTATTTTCTGAGCATTCTTCCTAGAAActggcagaagaaaacagaaaaaaatatatctttctTGAGACATAGCTAAGTAATGAAAACTGCATGTTTTGTGCTTTCACTGGGGAGAGATAAGTGATTTCTGCATTTGTATTTGTGAGTATACACCCAAAATAGAAAAGACACTTTAAAAACCTCCCCAAATATCATTGACTAGTTTATCCTCCAATGGCATAATTAATCTTATATTCTGTAAGCATTCATTGCCTGATTTGAATGTAAAGGTTATCTTCCAAGAAATGTCAAATCATGTGCTTTGGTATAGTCCTAATTTGCATCTTGCAGCACAGTGAACAGATATTGCTAGCAACCATACAAATCAAGCACCTCTTGTTTATCAGGAAGAGAGCCCTGTCCCTGAAAAATTTACAAACCTGAGAAatgaaatggaattaaaaacCAGATACCAATTAGACAGAGTTTGTAGCCAGAAATAAGTCACCTGGAAAAAACAGGATTACAGAATCTATTAGGCTGGAAAGGATCTCTGGAGATCATTCAGTCCAATCTTTGCCCAAACAGACcatgtcaactagaccatggcactgtgTGCCATATCCAGCCTTTCCTAAACATCCCAtccaccatctccctgggcagcacattATAATGTTTAATCAATCCTTCACCCTTCCTGAGAAGAAATTCCTTCTACTGTCTGACTGGACTTACGTGCTATCACACTGTGTAGCACTGTATAGTATACAGAGGACTAATTGTACCACAGGCAAATAGATATGCAACGAATACTAGCTGATTTTGTAAGCCCATATAAAAGCTCATCTGAGATATGGGAGAAATCCTTGGCCTTTCTGAAGTACGAGCTTCTTAAAGGAAACGAGATTGAATGCAGAAGCATTTGTTTACAAGTTTAACAGCTGCAagaggtatttttttccatttcattatGTTGTACTGAAACAAGTTAGTTATGTATAATATGTTAGTCATCAAGCACAGATCCTGCTTTTGAAGTGAAACTGCTAGAAACACCTTTTAAACAAACATGCATATGTGTATGGACTTCTCTTAACACAGCTACATAAGAACACTTCCTCCATAcaaggacattttaaaaacccaatCTGATTTTGCAATGCAAAAATACAACTTGCATTGTACAACTGAAGCAAAATACTGCATATCtactgaaaaaagaaacttaTTCTGGAACAGAGATCCTGCTACACTCAGCTGTGACACTACTACACACAAGAGACACAACAAGTGAacagctgcagagacagcagctgatGAAATGGTCAGATGGTACTCAGTGAAAAgtgtttgcaaaaaaattagGTTAGTATGAGAATAGCTGGATGAGTGCAATGGTGTAGAGTGCTTCAAAGGGGAAGAATGACATTCACACATAATGAGAAAGACCATAAACAGATAATTACTTCACAAGGGAAGTATCCTGGCAGTAACACAATACAAGAAGCTGTGACAAAGTGGAGACAGGATCAATTTCTGTCACAGCTTAAGGGAGTATGCAGCTAGAAATCCTGAAACCAAGGATGCAATCAAGGTTGGATGAAGGCTGAACATGGGTGGGGACTGCTTTTAGGTTGGGATGCACTATGTTCTACGTATGGTAACAGCAAGACTGAAGCAACAGAGCTCAGAGAAGCAACAGATGTCAAGGCAGCAGAGGCCACACATCTGCGTTAGGAAATGTCTGCACCAAAAGAATTCCATCAGTAGACAGAGAGCCAGCATCGAAGATTTGACATGTTTACTATGTACTTCCAGCAGCTTTTAAGCTTACCAGCTGGGTTTAGTGTGAGCCTGTGGACTGAATGCCCATTATCTTTGGGATTGCTCCTACACTGCTCCACGAAATGAACCAAAATACAGTAGTCAACATTTAAGGAAAGATTCAGTTCAAAAAGTATTCCTGACACATCTGTATCTATATAAAACGAAATATAATACTATTTCTGACCTGGAGGAAGTCAATGAAGCCCTAAAGATGAACAATTTCACTGGAATGATGTGAGTGAACAAAGGactaaagaaagcaaataaacgGGAAAGAGAAAGTAGTAGTGCTCAAATATCTGTAGCAGACAGAAGTGTTCAAGGAGAGAAGGACTTTCTAAGGCAGCAAGCAGAACTGAAGTTTTAGAAAAGAAGAGAATGGAAATGTTGATCTGATgaataaagaaacaaagataTATTTGTAAATTAATGAGGTATGtactgggggaaggagaggaaatgagAGAAGACAAACTCCAGAAATCAAAATATACCACAGCTGAAACTAATTTGTCCAGATGCTGATTATAATCTATGTTTCTCCTGTGCTTTCGAAGATGATGAAAACTTTCACAAATAAAGTTGTTTTCTTATGCCAGTAAAGCAACCAACAAAAATGactactaaaaaaataaaaatattaaaataaatttcaag
This genomic interval from Ficedula albicollis isolate OC2 chromosome Z, FicAlb1.5, whole genome shotgun sequence contains the following:
- the CDC14B gene encoding dual specificity protein phosphatase CDC14B isoform X1; translation: MVYRYCCKLNKKLKSFSLIRKKIIHYTGFDQKKQANAAFLIGSYAIIYLRESPEEVYRLILSGSVSYLPFRDASFGTCSFHLTLLDCFHAINKALQHGFLDFGTFDVNEYEHYERAENGDFNWIIPNKFIAFSGPHSRSKIENGYPHHAPEAYFPYFKQHKVTTIIRLNKKLYDAKRFTDAGFEHFDLFFADGSTPSDTIVKTFLNICENAEGVIAVHCKAGLGRTGTLIACYIMKHYRMTAAESIAWIRINRPGSVIGPQQHFLMDKQAELWTEGDIFRAKLKRNHKIAVTRILSGVDDISINNTRNRRTIQKDIELYSDDDETNCLTQGDKLRALKSKRQAKTPTASPLAWLLAMLVSTLCSIVIWWIVCGSLLPSLLFCLDGLRT
- the CDC14B gene encoding dual specificity protein phosphatase CDC14B isoform X2, with translation MVYRYCCKLNKKLKSFSLIRKKIIHYTGFDQKKQANAAFLIGSYAIIYLRESPEEVYRLILSGSVSYLPFRDASFGTCSFHLTLLDCFHAINKALQHGFLDFGTFDVNEYEHYERAENGDFNWIIPNKFIAFSGPHSRSKIENGYPHHAPEAYFPYFKQHKVTTIIRLNKKLYDAKRFTDAGFEHFDLFFADGSTPSDTIVKTFLNICENAEGVIAVHCKAGLGRTGTLIACYIMKHYRMTAAESIAWIRINRPGSVIGPQQHFLMDKQAELWTEGDIFRAKLKRNHKIAVTRILSGVDDISINNTRNRRTIQKDIELYSDDDETNCLTQGDKLRALKSKRQAKTPTASPLAQSVTKTRTVLR
- the CDC14B gene encoding dual specificity protein phosphatase CDC14B isoform X4 encodes the protein MVYRYCCKLNKKLKSFSLIRKKIIHYTGFDQKKQANAAFLIGSYAIIYLRESPEEVYRLILSGSVSYLPFRDASFGTCSFHLTLLDCFHAINKALQHGFLDFGTFDVNEYEHYERAENGDFNWIIPNKFIAFSGPHSRSKIENGYPHHAPEAYFPYFKQHKVTTIIRLNKKLYDAKRFTDAGFEHFDLFFADGSTPSDTIVKTFLNICENAEGVIAVHCKAGLGRTGTLIACYIMKHYRMTAAESIAWIRINRPGSVIGPQQHFLMDKQAELWTEGDIFRAKLKRNHKIAVTRILSGVDDISINNTRNRRTIQKDIELYSDDDETNCLTQGDKLRALKSKRQAKTPTASPLAVTLQSSVQKSKTSEPSISDSTDITKRTTRSAARKNSFKSQSVTKTRTVLR
- the CDC14B gene encoding dual specificity protein phosphatase CDC14B isoform X3, with the translated sequence MVYRYCCKLNKKLKSFSLIRKKIIHYTGFDQKKQANAAFLIGSYAIIYLRESPEEVYRLILSGSVSYLPFRDASFGTCSFHLTLLDCFHAINKALQHGFLDFGTFDVNEYEHYERAENGDFNWIIPNKFIAFSGPHSRSKIENGYPHHAPEAYFPYFKQHKVTTIIRLNKKLYDAKRFTDAGFEHFDLFFADGSTPSDTIVKTFLNICENAEGVIAVHCKAGLGRTGTLIACYIMKHYRMTAAESIAWIRINRPGSVIGPQQHFLMDKQAELWTEGDIFRAKLKRNHKIAVTRILSGVDDISINNTRNRRTIQKDIELYSDDDETNCLTQGDKLRALKSKRQAKTPTASPLAVTLQSSVQKSKTSEPSISDSTDITKRTTRSAARKNSFKRLKMPFGPEAYGQTTAVYLCVRI